From Vibrio artabrorum, a single genomic window includes:
- a CDS encoding serine hydrolase → MKKSNKLVKSIFATSVALSATIATSSFAAPIVVPDAPQIAAKGFVLMDYHSGKVLAEKEMNTQLSPASLTKMMTSYVIGQELKRGNITSDDDVVISENAWAKNFPDSSKMFIEVGTTVKVKELNQGIIIQSGNDACVAMAEHIAGSEDAFVDLMNAWASSIGMDNTHFANVHGLDNPNLRSTPYDMALLGQALIRDVPDEYRIYSQKKFTYNGITQYNRNGLLWDKSMNVDGIKTGHTSHAGFNLVSSATEGKMRLVAVVMGTKSANARKTESKKLLSYGFRFFETVAPHKAGETFVDEKIWMGSQDTVALGVDEDTFVTLPRGQAKNLKASFVLDKELEAPISKGDVVGKLFYQVDGEDVAEYPLLALEDVDQGSLFSRLWDYLVLLFKGLF, encoded by the coding sequence ATGAAAAAATCTAATAAACTTGTTAAATCGATTTTTGCTACTTCTGTTGCACTTTCAGCAACGATAGCGACATCGTCATTCGCCGCTCCAATTGTTGTACCTGATGCACCACAAATCGCCGCTAAGGGTTTTGTTTTGATGGATTACCATTCGGGTAAAGTACTAGCAGAGAAAGAGATGAACACTCAACTTTCTCCAGCAAGTTTAACCAAGATGATGACAAGCTACGTCATTGGCCAAGAGCTAAAACGTGGCAACATCACCTCAGACGACGATGTAGTGATCAGTGAAAACGCTTGGGCTAAAAATTTCCCAGACTCATCTAAGATGTTCATCGAAGTTGGTACAACGGTTAAAGTTAAAGAGTTGAACCAAGGCATTATCATCCAATCAGGTAACGACGCCTGTGTGGCGATGGCTGAGCATATTGCAGGCTCTGAAGATGCGTTCGTTGACCTAATGAACGCTTGGGCAAGCTCTATCGGTATGGACAACACGCACTTTGCAAATGTTCATGGTCTAGATAACCCAAACCTACGCTCAACGCCTTATGATATGGCGCTACTGGGTCAAGCCCTAATTCGTGACGTCCCTGACGAGTATCGAATCTATTCACAGAAAAAATTCACTTACAACGGTATTACCCAATACAACCGAAATGGTTTGTTGTGGGATAAAAGCATGAACGTGGATGGCATTAAGACAGGCCATACCAGCCATGCTGGATTTAACCTAGTAAGCTCAGCAACAGAAGGTAAAATGCGCCTAGTTGCTGTGGTGATGGGCACGAAAAGTGCTAACGCTCGTAAAACAGAAAGCAAGAAGCTACTGAGCTATGGTTTCCGTTTCTTCGAAACAGTTGCACCACATAAAGCGGGTGAAACTTTCGTTGATGAGAAAATTTGGATGGGTAGCCAAGACACGGTTGCTTTAGGTGTGGATGAAGATACGTTCGTGACTCTACCTCGTGGCCAAGCCAAGAACCTAAAAGCAAGCTTCGTTCTTGATAAAGAGCTAGAAGCACCAATCAGTAAGGGCGATGTTGTCGGTAAGCTGTTCTACCAAGTAGATGGTGAAGACGTTGCAGAATACCCACTGCTCGCACTTGAAG
- a CDS encoding septal ring lytic transglycosylase RlpA family protein yields MSTLTSPKKNILADTLPIKKIVSIVGLAIFINGCSSNKPSGRYDIDADIAPDSPISVEHIEDAHPQYEPYSLGGNSDYTLRGKDYKIVKKAEGFKERGKASWYGKKFHGHLTSNGEIYDMYSMSAAHKTLPIPSYVKVTNTDNNKTTIVRINDRGPFHEGRIIDLSYAAAYKLDVLRTGTANVEIEVITVAMPNDVNKKATLPQFIIQVATSSYKDRTEKLAKDLGEKLAVATFLQSNDDNYRLMLGPFHDYALTQEKLKQVKLMGYPSAYIKKQTLNR; encoded by the coding sequence ATGTCTACTTTAACGTCTCCAAAAAAAAACATCTTGGCTGATACACTGCCAATCAAAAAAATAGTCTCTATTGTTGGCCTTGCTATTTTCATCAATGGTTGTTCTTCAAATAAGCCCAGCGGTCGCTATGATATCGACGCTGATATTGCGCCCGATTCTCCTATTTCAGTGGAGCACATAGAGGATGCTCACCCTCAATATGAACCATACAGTTTAGGGGGGAATAGTGATTACACTCTGCGGGGTAAAGACTATAAAATAGTCAAAAAAGCGGAAGGGTTTAAAGAGCGAGGCAAAGCATCCTGGTACGGTAAAAAATTTCATGGCCACTTAACCTCAAATGGCGAGATCTACGACATGTATTCCATGTCGGCAGCACACAAAACATTGCCTATTCCAAGCTATGTAAAAGTAACCAACACCGATAACAACAAAACGACAATTGTTCGTATCAATGACCGCGGCCCATTTCATGAAGGGCGAATCATTGATCTTAGTTATGCGGCAGCTTACAAACTCGATGTATTGAGAACAGGCACTGCAAATGTCGAGATTGAGGTCATCACTGTTGCGATGCCAAACGACGTAAATAAAAAGGCCACTTTACCGCAATTTATTATTCAGGTCGCCACGTCTTCTTATAAAGATAGAACAGAGAAGTTAGCCAAAGATCTCGGTGAAAAACTAGCAGTAGCCACCTTCTTGCAGTCAAATGACGACAACTACCGATTAATGCTTGGGCCATTTCATGACTATGCTCTGACTCAAGAGAAGTTAAAACAAGTTAAGTTAATGGGTTACCCGTCAGCTTATATAAAAAAACAGACGCTAAATCGCTAA
- the rodA gene encoding rod shape-determining protein RodA: MKLDPSTGRNRALFERLHIDLPLLLGILVLMGFALLIMYSASGKSLVMMDRQAMRMALSLGVMIFLAQISPRTYESLAPLLFAGGVILLLGVLFFGEASKGAQRWLNFGFVRFQPSELLKLAVPLMLARFIGKRSLPPTFQTLAISLVMVFVPTILIAKQPDLGTSILIAASGIFVIFLAGISWKIIASAAIALGGFIPILWFFLMREYQKVRVRTLFNPESDPLGAGYHIIQSKIAIGSGGISGKGWLQGTQSQLEFIPERHTDFIFAVIAEEWGMIGILCLLAIYLFIIGRGLVLASQAQTAFGRMMGGSIVLSFFVYIFVNIGMVSGILPVVGVPLPLVSYGGTSMVTLMAGFGILMSIHTHRKAFSKAT; encoded by the coding sequence ATGAAACTTGATCCATCAACTGGACGAAATAGAGCTCTATTTGAAAGGCTGCATATCGACCTACCACTCTTGCTTGGCATTCTGGTTTTAATGGGCTTTGCCCTACTGATCATGTACAGCGCAAGCGGAAAAAGCCTTGTAATGATGGATCGTCAGGCGATGCGCATGGCTCTGTCTCTCGGTGTGATGATCTTCTTGGCTCAAATCTCACCGCGAACCTATGAAAGCTTAGCTCCCTTATTATTTGCTGGAGGGGTCATTTTGCTACTCGGCGTACTGTTCTTTGGTGAAGCCTCTAAAGGCGCTCAGCGCTGGCTGAATTTCGGTTTTGTTCGATTTCAACCTTCCGAGTTATTAAAGCTAGCCGTACCTTTAATGTTGGCGCGATTTATCGGTAAGCGCTCGCTTCCACCGACTTTCCAAACGTTAGCGATCTCTCTCGTGATGGTGTTTGTACCGACGATTTTAATCGCAAAGCAACCTGATTTAGGCACCTCTATCCTTATCGCTGCGTCCGGTATATTCGTGATATTCCTTGCAGGTATTAGCTGGAAGATCATCGCCAGTGCGGCAATTGCACTGGGTGGGTTTATTCCCATTTTGTGGTTTTTCTTGATGCGCGAATATCAAAAAGTACGCGTAAGAACCCTTTTTAATCCTGAGTCCGATCCATTAGGAGCGGGTTACCACATTATCCAGAGTAAAATAGCGATAGGCTCCGGGGGTATCTCAGGAAAAGGCTGGCTACAGGGCACTCAATCTCAATTGGAGTTCATTCCAGAACGACACACTGACTTTATTTTTGCCGTGATTGCTGAAGAATGGGGCATGATCGGCATTTTGTGCTTACTCGCCATCTATCTGTTCATTATTGGACGCGGTTTAGTACTTGCCAGCCAAGCTCAAACCGCATTTGGTCGAATGATGGGCGGCAGTATTGTACTGAGTTTCTTTGTCTATATTTTCGTAAACATTGGCATGGTGAGTGGCATTCTGCCCGTCGTGGGCGTCCCTCTTCCTCTAGTCAGTTATGGCGGTACTTCAATGGTTACCTTGATGGCGGGCTTTGGTATTTTAATGTCAATTCATACACACAGAAAAGCATTCTCAAAGGCGACCTAA
- the mrdA gene encoding penicillin-binding protein 2: protein MLRKRSQIRDYKAEARLFTGRAFVAFIGIIVMMSILVANLYHIQINQYQDYKTRSNDNRIKVVPIAPTRGLIYDRNGVLLAENRPVFNLEIIPEKIQDMEGTLRRLQALIEIPPERIERFNRERLNSRRFKSVPILNQLTEEQVAVFSANQHKFPGVEVTGTLKRFYPYGDVLTHVIGYVSRINDRDMQRLAREEKDANYQATRDIGKLGIERYYEDILHGTAGYQEVEVNSRGRVIRTLKFVPSVPGKDIVLNLDIKLQLYVHKLLDNRRGSAIVLDPKDNGVLAMVSSPSYDPNAFVHGISSKGYNALLQDKDRPLVNRATLGIYPPASTIKPFIAVAALQEGVITPKTTRNDPGYWKIPNSKTRPFRDWLRWGHGVVDIEKAIEESVDTFFYQIAYDLGIDRISKWMMMFGFGDYTGIDIYEESKANMPTRDWKMARHRVPWYQGDTIPVGIGQGYWTATPMQIAKATSVLVNEGEVRAPHLLRATIDNSRPFDEQVMSDIETYPPLTGVKKKYWEIAQEGMRRANHGKKGTARRSFQKMSYQTAGKSGTAQVFGLKEDEEYNADEIAEHLRDHALFTGYAPFEAPEAVVTIVLENAGGGSSNGGPVVRRILDHIILADDYESKAIK, encoded by the coding sequence ATGTTACGTAAACGTAGCCAAATCCGTGATTACAAAGCAGAAGCACGACTATTTACTGGCCGTGCTTTTGTTGCGTTTATAGGGATCATTGTGATGATGTCGATATTGGTGGCTAACCTGTACCATATCCAGATCAATCAATATCAGGACTATAAAACACGATCGAACGATAACCGAATTAAGGTCGTTCCAATTGCCCCTACCCGAGGTTTAATTTACGACCGAAATGGGGTGCTTTTGGCCGAAAACCGCCCTGTTTTCAACCTGGAAATCATACCTGAAAAAATTCAAGATATGGAGGGGACGCTGCGTCGCTTACAAGCGTTAATCGAGATCCCACCAGAACGTATCGAACGCTTTAATCGTGAGCGTCTGAATTCACGACGCTTTAAATCAGTCCCGATTTTAAATCAGCTGACCGAAGAGCAAGTGGCCGTCTTTTCTGCAAATCAACACAAATTTCCTGGCGTTGAAGTAACAGGAACATTGAAACGTTTCTACCCTTATGGTGATGTGCTGACTCATGTAATCGGCTACGTATCTCGCATCAATGATCGTGATATGCAACGCTTAGCGAGAGAAGAAAAAGACGCAAATTACCAAGCGACTCGCGACATCGGTAAACTTGGCATTGAGCGCTACTACGAAGACATACTGCACGGTACCGCGGGCTATCAAGAAGTCGAAGTCAACAGCCGTGGACGAGTGATCCGCACCCTGAAGTTTGTCCCTTCAGTTCCGGGTAAAGATATCGTGCTCAATTTGGATATCAAACTGCAGCTGTATGTACATAAATTACTGGATAACCGCCGTGGTTCAGCCATTGTTCTCGACCCGAAAGACAATGGCGTATTAGCCATGGTGTCGAGTCCAAGCTACGACCCAAATGCATTCGTACATGGTATTTCGTCTAAAGGTTATAACGCGCTGCTTCAAGACAAAGACCGACCTTTGGTTAACCGTGCAACGCTAGGGATCTATCCACCAGCTTCGACGATCAAGCCCTTCATTGCAGTTGCTGCTTTGCAAGAAGGCGTTATTACACCGAAGACAACGCGTAATGACCCAGGTTATTGGAAGATCCCTAACTCAAAAACAAGACCATTCCGTGATTGGCTACGCTGGGGACACGGCGTGGTTGATATAGAAAAAGCGATTGAAGAGTCGGTGGATACTTTCTTTTACCAAATAGCTTACGATCTTGGTATTGATCGCATATCTAAATGGATGATGATGTTCGGATTTGGTGATTATACTGGCATCGATATCTATGAAGAGAGTAAAGCCAATATGCCAACCCGTGATTGGAAGATGGCAAGACACCGTGTGCCTTGGTACCAAGGTGACACCATCCCCGTTGGCATTGGTCAAGGTTACTGGACTGCGACCCCTATGCAGATTGCAAAAGCGACATCAGTATTAGTTAATGAAGGGGAAGTCAGAGCCCCTCATCTATTGCGTGCAACCATAGATAACAGTCGCCCGTTCGATGAACAAGTCATGTCGGACATTGAAACTTACCCACCGCTGACCGGCGTTAAGAAAAAGTATTGGGAAATCGCTCAGGAAGGCATGCGACGGGCTAACCATGGTAAGAAAGGTACGGCAAGGCGCTCATTCCAGAAGATGTCTTACCAAACTGCAGGTAAATCCGGTACAGCACAGGTATTCGGCCTAAAAGAAGATGAAGAGTACAACGCAGACGAAATCGCGGAGCACTTACGCGATCACGCTCTCTTTACCGGTTATGCACCTTTTGAGGCTCCTGAAGCGGTTGTGACTATCGTTCTAGAGAACGCCGGTGGCGGTTCGTCAAATGGCGGCCCGGTAGTAAGAAGAATTTTAGACCATATTATCCTTGCAGATGATTATGAAAGTAAGGCAATAAAATAA
- the rlmH gene encoding 23S rRNA (pseudouridine(1915)-N(3))-methyltransferase RlmH, producing the protein MKIQLIAVGTKMPKWVEEGFQEYKRRFPHDMPLELVEITAGKRGKNADIARILQKEGEAMLAAVPKGNRIVTLDIPGRKWDTPQLAEQLESWKLDGRDVSILIGGPEGLAPACKSAADQSWSLSALTLPHPLVRVIMAESLYRAWSITANHPYHRE; encoded by the coding sequence TTGAAGATCCAGTTAATCGCAGTTGGTACAAAAATGCCAAAGTGGGTTGAAGAAGGGTTTCAAGAATACAAACGCCGCTTCCCTCACGATATGCCATTAGAGCTCGTTGAGATCACGGCAGGAAAGCGCGGTAAAAATGCCGACATTGCACGCATTCTTCAAAAAGAAGGCGAAGCCATGCTGGCTGCGGTTCCAAAAGGTAACCGCATTGTCACGCTTGATATCCCAGGTAGAAAGTGGGATACCCCTCAACTGGCTGAGCAGCTAGAAAGTTGGAAGTTGGATGGACGTGATGTGTCTATCCTTATTGGGGGCCCTGAAGGATTAGCACCAGCTTGTAAATCGGCAGCAGACCAAAGCTGGTCTTTATCAGCACTGACGCTTCCTCACCCATTAGTACGCGTGATCATGGCCGAAAGCTTGTATCGAGCTTGGAGTATCACAGCTAACCACCCTTATCATCGAGAATAA
- the rsfS gene encoding ribosome silencing factor encodes MLREELKDFLADKADDMKAESIVTIDVEGKSSVTDYMIVCTGTSKRHVASIAQHVADEVRKAGMQPLGMDGQQEGEWVVLDMGTSMLHVMQEEHRELYQLEKLWG; translated from the coding sequence GTGTTACGTGAAGAATTAAAAGATTTTCTTGCCGACAAAGCCGACGACATGAAAGCAGAATCGATTGTGACTATCGATGTCGAAGGTAAATCAAGTGTGACTGATTACATGATTGTTTGTACTGGCACCTCGAAACGCCATGTTGCCTCTATTGCACAGCATGTTGCTGATGAAGTGCGTAAAGCGGGTATGCAACCACTCGGTATGGACGGCCAGCAAGAAGGTGAATGGGTTGTTCTAGATATGGGCACAAGCATGCTTCACGTTATGCAAGAAGAGCATCGTGAACTGTACCAACTCGAAAAACTTTGGGGCTAA
- the holA gene encoding DNA polymerase III subunit delta: MRIFADRLSEQLAKQLSHVYLIFGNEPLLLQESREAIQQAAKQQGFEERHRFAIDSSLDWNQVYDCTQALSLFSSRQIIELELPESGVNAAIAKELLAISEHIHNDILLILIGTKLTKAQENAKWFKALSNQGHWVSCLTPDVGRLPQFVQARCRKIGLSPDPEAIQMLAQWHEGNLFALTQSLEKLALQYPDGKLTLVRLQESLSRHNHFTPFHWSDALLAGKGNRAQRILRQLEAEGIEPVILLRSVQRELVLLLQMQQQMQQMPIGQVFEKQRIWQSKKPLYNAALTRVSMSQLHSLFALLTQAELITKTQYEQSPWPLIHQLSVEFCLPSASIPSHV; this comes from the coding sequence ATGCGTATTTTTGCTGACCGCTTGTCTGAGCAACTCGCTAAACAGTTGAGTCATGTTTACCTCATTTTTGGTAACGAGCCACTACTGCTGCAAGAGAGCCGAGAAGCGATTCAACAAGCGGCAAAACAACAAGGCTTCGAAGAACGTCACCGCTTTGCAATTGATAGCAGTCTAGATTGGAATCAAGTCTACGACTGTACTCAAGCACTGAGCCTATTTTCAAGTCGCCAGATCATCGAGCTTGAGCTGCCGGAATCTGGGGTTAATGCGGCGATAGCGAAAGAATTACTCGCGATTTCTGAGCATATCCACAACGATATCTTATTGATATTAATAGGAACGAAACTGACGAAGGCTCAGGAGAATGCTAAATGGTTTAAGGCACTCTCGAACCAAGGGCATTGGGTAAGCTGTTTAACGCCAGATGTCGGTCGATTACCTCAGTTTGTCCAAGCACGCTGCCGTAAAATCGGTTTATCACCCGATCCTGAAGCCATTCAGATGCTCGCGCAATGGCACGAAGGCAATCTTTTTGCTCTGACACAAAGCTTAGAAAAATTGGCGCTTCAGTATCCCGATGGAAAGCTCACATTAGTCCGCCTTCAAGAGTCACTAAGCCGACATAACCATTTTACTCCATTCCATTGGAGTGACGCCCTACTGGCAGGTAAAGGGAATCGAGCACAACGAATTCTAAGACAATTGGAAGCGGAAGGTATTGAGCCCGTTATTTTACTGCGTAGCGTACAACGTGAGCTTGTTTTGCTATTACAAATGCAGCAACAAATGCAGCAGATGCCGATTGGTCAGGTCTTCGAGAAACAGCGTATCTGGCAATCAAAGAAGCCTCTTTATAACGCGGCGCTAACTAGAGTTTCAATGTCTCAATTACACTCCCTGTTTGCGTTGCTTACTCAAGCTGAATTGATCACAAAAACCCAGTATGAGCAGTCGCCTTGGCCACTAATTCATCAGTTGAGTGTGGAGTTTTGTCTCCCTTCAGCTTCAATACCATCTCACGTATAA
- a CDS encoding LPS-assembly lipoprotein LptE has protein sequence MRLISLSSLKVTVVVLTVSLLSACGFHLRGDYSVPEELNKISVTSYDQYSTFTRMMKGQLRLNDVEIVPPAENTPNLHIISESVGERTLSLYQNTRAAEKELTFRASYRVTIPEIGSKTFSTSVTRSYLDNPLTALAKSVERDMIEDEMRKLATSQILRQMARLKATIAAGSMEHEALENVQVKDLEQQYDIKNIEIDDVESTSSSTDQSQSIESVE, from the coding sequence ATGCGCCTGATTTCACTATCTTCATTGAAAGTTACTGTTGTTGTTTTAACCGTTAGCCTATTAAGTGCGTGTGGTTTCCACCTACGTGGTGATTACTCAGTGCCTGAAGAGCTTAACAAGATCTCAGTAACCAGTTACGACCAATACAGTACGTTTACGCGTATGATGAAAGGTCAACTGCGTCTGAATGATGTTGAAATTGTGCCACCGGCTGAGAACACCCCTAACCTGCATATTATTAGTGAGAGCGTTGGTGAGAGAACGCTGTCTCTCTACCAAAACACTCGTGCAGCAGAGAAAGAACTAACATTTCGAGCTTCATATCGAGTAACGATTCCTGAAATTGGCTCAAAAACATTCTCAACCAGTGTAACCCGTAGTTATCTTGATAACCCGTTAACCGCACTCGCGAAATCGGTTGAACGAGACATGATCGAAGATGAAATGCGAAAACTTGCGACAAGCCAGATCCTTCGTCAGATGGCTCGATTGAAAGCCACGATTGCGGCAGGGAGCATGGAGCATGAAGCTTTGGAAAACGTACAAGTGAAAGACCTTGAGCAGCAGTATGACATCAAGAACATCGAAATTGACGACGTTGAGAGCACTTCAAGCTCAACCGATCAATCACAATCAATTGAATCTGTTGAATAA
- the leuS gene encoding leucine--tRNA ligase, which translates to MQEQYNPQEIEQKVQQHWDNSETFVVSEDPNKEKFYCLSMFPYPSGRLHMGHVRNYTIGDVVSRFQRLQGKNVMQPIGWDAFGLPAENAAVKNNTAPAPWTYENIEYMKNQLKLLGFGYDWNREFATCTPEYYRWEQEFFTKLYQQGLVYKKTSSVNWCPNDQTVLANEQVEDGCCWRCDTPVEQKKIPQWFIKITEYAQELLDDLDNLEGWPEMVKTMQRNWIGRSEGVELSFAVNGEETPLEVYTTRPDTLMGVTYVGIAAGHPLAEKAAKSNPELAAFVEECRNTKVAEAELATMEKKGMDTGLTAIHPLNGRVVPVYVANFVLMDYGTGAVMAVPAHDQRDYEFATKYGIDIIPVIKPEDGSELDVSEAAYTEKGVLFDSGEFDGLAFQEAFDAIATKLEAEGKGKKTVNFRLRDWGVSRQRYWGAPIPMVTTEDGQVHPVPADQLPVILPEDVVMDGVTSPIKADKSWAETTFNGEPALRETDTFDTFMESSWYYARYCSPQADDILDPEKANYWLPVDQYVGGIEHACMHLLYSRFFHKLLRDAGYVTSDEPFKQLLCQGMVLADAFYHENDKGTKEWIAPTDVTVERDAKGRIEKAVDNQGRDVEHSGMIKMSKSKNNGIDPQEMVDKYGADTVRLFMMFASPADMTLEWQESGVEGANRFLKRVWKLVHAHSSKGVAESVDASALSGDQKALRRDVHKTIAKVTDDIGRRQTFNTAIAAIMELMNKLAKAPQESAQDRAILDEALKAVVRMLYPMTPHISYEMWIALGESNVDSATWPTFDEKALVEDEKTIVVMINGKLRAKLTVAADATEEQVRELGLNDENAKKFLDGLTIRKVIFVPGKLLNIVAN; encoded by the coding sequence ATGCAAGAACAATATAACCCGCAAGAGATTGAACAAAAGGTTCAACAACACTGGGATAACAGCGAGACTTTCGTTGTAAGTGAAGACCCAAACAAAGAAAAATTCTACTGTCTTTCTATGTTCCCTTACCCAAGTGGCCGACTGCACATGGGCCACGTGCGTAACTACACCATCGGTGATGTGGTATCTCGCTTTCAACGTCTACAAGGCAAAAACGTAATGCAACCAATTGGTTGGGATGCGTTCGGCCTGCCTGCTGAAAACGCAGCAGTTAAAAACAACACAGCACCGGCACCATGGACTTACGAAAATATTGAGTACATGAAGAACCAGCTTAAACTTCTAGGCTTTGGTTACGACTGGAACCGTGAATTCGCAACCTGTACGCCTGAGTACTACCGTTGGGAGCAAGAGTTCTTCACTAAGCTTTACCAACAAGGCCTCGTTTACAAGAAGACTTCTTCTGTGAACTGGTGCCCAAATGACCAAACGGTTCTGGCAAATGAGCAAGTAGAAGATGGTTGCTGCTGGCGTTGTGATACGCCGGTAGAGCAAAAGAAAATTCCACAGTGGTTCATTAAAATCACTGAATACGCTCAAGAGCTACTCGACGATCTAGACAACCTTGAAGGTTGGCCTGAAATGGTTAAGACCATGCAGCGCAACTGGATCGGTCGCTCTGAAGGTGTTGAGCTATCTTTCGCTGTTAACGGCGAAGAAACACCATTAGAAGTCTACACAACACGTCCAGATACACTGATGGGCGTCACTTACGTAGGTATCGCAGCTGGTCACCCTCTGGCAGAGAAAGCAGCGAAGAGCAACCCAGAACTTGCGGCCTTCGTTGAAGAGTGTCGTAACACTAAAGTCGCTGAAGCTGAACTTGCAACGATGGAAAAGAAAGGTATGGATACCGGCCTAACGGCTATCCACCCTCTTAACGGTCGTGTTGTTCCTGTATACGTAGCAAACTTCGTACTTATGGATTACGGCACAGGTGCGGTAATGGCGGTTCCTGCTCACGATCAACGTGACTACGAGTTCGCAACTAAGTACGGCATCGATATCATCCCAGTCATCAAACCTGAAGACGGTTCTGAACTGGATGTGTCTGAAGCGGCTTACACTGAAAAAGGTGTCCTGTTCGACTCTGGTGAATTCGATGGCCTTGCATTCCAAGAAGCATTCGATGCAATCGCTACGAAGCTTGAAGCTGAAGGCAAAGGTAAGAAGACAGTAAACTTCCGTCTACGTGACTGGGGCGTTTCTCGTCAGCGTTACTGGGGTGCGCCAATCCCAATGGTCACTACTGAAGACGGTCAAGTTCACCCAGTACCCGCGGACCAACTGCCCGTTATTCTACCTGAAGACGTGGTAATGGATGGCGTAACGAGCCCTATCAAGGCAGACAAGTCTTGGGCTGAAACCACATTCAATGGCGAACCTGCTCTCCGTGAGACGGATACGTTCGATACGTTCATGGAGTCTTCATGGTACTACGCACGTTACTGTTCACCACAAGCTGACGACATTCTAGATCCTGAAAAAGCAAACTACTGGCTACCCGTTGACCAATACGTTGGTGGTATCGAACACGCTTGTATGCACCTGCTTTACTCTCGTTTCTTCCACAAGCTTCTGCGTGATGCGGGTTACGTAACGTCTGACGAACCGTTCAAGCAACTGCTATGTCAAGGCATGGTTCTGGCTGACGCGTTCTATCACGAAAACGACAAAGGCACTAAAGAGTGGATTGCACCGACAGATGTCACAGTTGAACGTGACGCAAAAGGTCGCATTGAAAAAGCCGTCGACAACCAAGGCCGTGACGTAGAGCACTCAGGCATGATCAAAATGTCTAAGTCTAAGAATAACGGTATCGACCCACAAGAGATGGTCGACAAGTACGGTGCAGATACAGTGCGTCTATTCATGATGTTTGCATCACCTGCTGATATGACGCTTGAATGGCAAGAATCTGGTGTTGAAGGGGCAAACCGCTTCCTTAAACGTGTATGGAAACTGGTTCACGCTCACTCTTCTAAAGGGGTGGCTGAATCGGTTGATGCTTCTGCGCTATCTGGCGACCAAAAAGCACTGCGTCGTGATGTCCACAAGACCATCGCGAAAGTAACGGACGATATTGGCCGACGCCAAACGTTCAACACAGCAATCGCTGCGATCATGGAACTGATGAACAAGCTAGCGAAAGCGCCACAAGAATCAGCACAAGACCGTGCCATTCTTGACGAAGCACTTAAAGCCGTGGTTCGCATGCTTTACCCAATGACTCCACACATCTCATACGAAATGTGGATTGCGCTTGGTGAATCAAACGTAGACTCAGCAACATGGCCAACTTTCGATGAGAAAGCGCTAGTTGAAGACGAGAAAACGATCGTTGTCATGATCAACGGTAAGCTACGTGCGAAACTAACGGTTGCTGCAGATGCCACAGAAGAGCAAGTTCGTGAGCTTGGTCTAAACGATGAGAACGCTAAGAAGTTCCTAGATGGCTTAACGATTCGTAAAGTTATCTTCGTACCCGGTAAGCTTCTAAACATCGTTGCTAACTAA
- a CDS encoding zinc ribbon-containing protein: protein MSIKKTLYEDVVEEVIETLKHSPEELNHKIETSGKFAQAANDMTKDELALISAYVKSDLKEFSESYEESKSSPFYLMITDSIWQGLLDITDRTKVEWVELFQDLEQQGLYQANEVIGLGTLICDDCGHQTEYNHPTTIIPCIKCGSKGFSRKALKP, encoded by the coding sequence ATGTCGATAAAAAAAACGCTCTATGAAGACGTCGTTGAAGAGGTCATTGAAACGCTGAAGCATAGTCCTGAAGAGCTCAACCACAAAATTGAAACGTCAGGTAAATTCGCCCAAGCCGCCAATGACATGACAAAAGATGAGCTTGCATTAATTTCCGCTTACGTAAAGTCGGATTTAAAAGAGTTCTCCGAAAGCTATGAAGAGAGTAAGAGTAGTCCATTTTATTTGATGATTACGGACTCTATTTGGCAGGGGTTACTCGATATTACTGATCGTACTAAGGTGGAGTGGGTTGAATTATTTCAAGATCTGGAGCAACAAGGGTTATACCAAGCAAATGAGGTTATTGGACTCGGCACCCTGATATGTGATGATTGTGGGCATCAAACTGAATACAACCATCCAACGACGATCATTCCATGCATTAAATGTGGTTCTAAAGGGTTTAGTCGTAAAGCCCTTAAGCCGTAA